A section of the Chloroflexota bacterium genome encodes:
- the rfbB gene encoding dTDP-glucose 4,6-dehydratase yields MRNMLITGGAGFIGSNFVRYILDKYPDYRVVVYDKLTYAGNLDNLRDVADNPRFRFVKGDICDPAHVDAVISEYEIDTIVNFAAETHVDRSLMEPGHFIQTDIYGTYVLLEAARKHGVERYHQISTDEVYGEVMEGSAKETDPLETRSPYSASKAGADLMVHAYYVSFGVPVTITRGSNNIGPFQYPEKVVPLFITNAIDDIPLPLYGDGCQMRDYQYVLDHCEGIDVVLHHGTPGEIYNLGTGLETRNIDVARMILDILGKPYSLIQPVQDRPGHDRRYSLDISKIRALGWKSRHSLEQALGKTVRWYIENEWWWRKIKSGQHYQEYYRRQYEGRELPRSALPSHKNETR; encoded by the coding sequence ATGCGGAACATGCTCATCACGGGTGGTGCTGGCTTTATCGGCAGTAATTTCGTTCGCTATATCCTCGATAAATACCCCGACTACCGCGTGGTCGTGTATGACAAACTAACCTATGCCGGCAATCTTGACAATCTCCGGGACGTTGCCGATAACCCACGCTTCCGGTTTGTGAAAGGTGACATATGTGACCCTGCCCACGTTGATGCGGTCATAAGCGAATATGAAATAGACACCATTGTCAATTTCGCTGCCGAAACTCACGTGGACCGCTCGTTAATGGAACCAGGGCATTTTATCCAGACCGATATCTATGGGACCTACGTTCTCCTCGAGGCCGCCAGGAAACACGGTGTTGAGCGCTATCACCAGATAAGCACGGATGAGGTTTATGGTGAGGTGATGGAGGGTTCTGCCAAGGAAACGGATCCTTTGGAAACTCGCAGCCCCTATTCAGCCAGCAAAGCCGGCGCCGATCTGATGGTGCATGCTTATTACGTCAGTTTCGGGGTACCGGTGACCATAACGCGTGGCTCTAACAATATCGGTCCCTTTCAATATCCAGAGAAAGTTGTGCCACTCTTCATCACGAACGCCATTGATGATATCCCTCTACCCCTGTACGGTGACGGTTGCCAGATGCGAGATTATCAATACGTCTTGGATCATTGTGAGGGTATTGATGTCGTGTTACATCACGGCACGCCCGGCGAGATCTATAACTTAGGCACAGGGCTTGAGACGCGAAACATTGACGTGGCACGCATGATATTAGACATTCTGGGCAAGCCCTACTCGCTTATCCAGCCGGTTCAGGATCGTCCTGGCCATGACCGGCGTTACTCACTGGACATCAGTAAGATACGTGCGCTAGGTTGGAAATCGCGCCATTCTTTAGAACAAGCGTTGGGCAAGACGGTACGCTGGTATATCGAAAATGAATGGTGGTGGCGTAAGATCAAGTCGGGGCAGCACTATCAGGAATATTATCGGCGGCAGTACGAAGGACGCGAGTTGCCGAGATCGGCGCTACCATCCCACAAGAACGAGACGCGCTAG
- the thiD gene encoding bifunctional hydroxymethylpyrimidine kinase/phosphomethylpyrimidine kinase, producing MKRAMTIAGSDSGGGAGLQADLKTFAALGVYGMSAVTAVTAQNTVGVQGVIELPADFVGLQIDSVVTDIGVDAVKTGMLANAEIIAVVAAKVREYNLPNLVVDPVMIAKSGDPLLREDARQALVNLLIPLAKVLTPNLHEAQALTGMEIGSLEAMKEAARAIHRLGAQNVVVKGGHLPCSGESIDVLYDGHGFIEFTAPRIETRNTHGTGCTFASAIAAELAKGRSVQESVSAAKAYLTMTLRASANLHLGQGHGPLNHLAEFCK from the coding sequence ATGAAAAGAGCGATGACCATTGCTGGCTCGGACTCTGGCGGCGGGGCCGGGCTCCAGGCTGACCTCAAGACTTTTGCCGCCCTAGGTGTCTATGGCATGAGTGCTGTCACCGCCGTCACCGCTCAGAACACGGTGGGCGTCCAAGGGGTGATCGAGTTGCCAGCCGATTTCGTGGGCTTACAGATAGACTCCGTAGTGACGGACATCGGTGTAGACGCCGTGAAAACGGGGATGTTAGCCAACGCAGAGATCATCGCCGTGGTGGCAGCAAAAGTAAGAGAGTACAATCTTCCTAACCTGGTAGTGGACCCCGTTATGATAGCCAAGAGCGGTGATCCACTCCTGAGGGAAGATGCTCGCCAGGCCCTGGTGAACCTCCTTATTCCCCTGGCCAAGGTACTTACCCCCAATCTACACGAAGCCCAAGCCCTCACCGGAATGGAGATTGGGAGCCTAGAGGCTATGAAGGAAGCAGCCCGGGCAATACACCGGCTAGGGGCACAAAATGTGGTGGTCAAAGGAGGGCATCTGCCTTGCTCAGGTGAGAGCATTGACGTCCTTTACGACGGCCACGGCTTCATCGAGTTCACCGCACCTCGGATTGAGACGAGAAACACTCATGGTACTGGTTGTACATTCGCCTCCGCCATCGCTGCCGAATTAGCAAAGGGGCGATCGGTGCAAGAGTCAGTGAGCGCAGCAAAAGCATACCTGACGATGACGCTGCGGGCCTCGGCGAATCTGCACCTGGGCCAGGGACACGGCCCCCTCAACCACTTGGCCGAATTTTGCAAATAG
- a CDS encoding site-2 protease family protein — translation MSLFHFAGIGLGLLIAITVHEFLHAWMANYLGDPTPRYLGRVSLNPIVHLDPLGTMMMVFTAITGFGLGWGKPVPVNPYNLRPNRRTGMALVALSGPLANLITASALAIPIRLSMTMPTALGLILYLVVFTNIGIAVFNLIPLPPLDGYSVLQGILASIRAPWAYAWASTLSDLESRGPMLLLLLIMVDQLLPVGLFRTFMSPIVGFFARLILG, via the coding sequence TTGAGTCTGTTTCATTTTGCTGGTATTGGCTTGGGCCTTCTTATTGCCATTACAGTCCATGAGTTTCTTCACGCTTGGATGGCGAATTATCTCGGCGACCCCACACCAAGGTACTTGGGGCGGGTGTCTCTGAACCCTATTGTGCATCTCGACCCTCTGGGCACGATGATGATGGTCTTCACTGCGATAACCGGTTTTGGGCTTGGTTGGGGCAAACCTGTTCCTGTGAATCCCTACAATCTCCGGCCCAACCGGCGGACAGGCATGGCGCTGGTGGCACTTTCCGGACCACTGGCCAACCTCATCACGGCTTCGGCACTCGCCATCCCCATCCGTTTGAGTATGACTATGCCCACCGCGCTTGGCCTGATCCTCTATCTGGTCGTTTTCACAAATATTGGCATCGCGGTATTCAATTTGATCCCCCTACCACCGTTGGATGGCTACAGCGTCCTGCAGGGCATCTTAGCCAGTATTCGTGCTCCCTGGGCCTATGCCTGGGCTAGCACTCTCAGCGATTTAGAAAGCCGTGGCCCAATGCTCCTGCTTTTGCTTATCATGGTGGACCAGCTATTACCAGTGGGCCTCTTTCGAACATTTATGAGCCCCATAGTGGGGTTCTTTGCGCGTCTTATCCTTGGATAA
- a CDS encoding glycosyltransferase has protein sequence MRVAIVCSWLNQYGGAERVLEAIKSLYPDAPIYTSIFWPDALPESYRSWEIHVSALDHFPFIHRYHRLFLPLYPLAFEAFDLSAYDLILSVTSAFAHGVVTTPQSLHICYCLTPARFLWDYENYVQREGIARALKLLLPFVLRGLRQWDRLAADRVDEFVAISEEVARRIAKYYRRPSQVIYPPVETARFKPSEERGDYFLIISRLVPYKRIDLAVEAFNRLGLPLVVIGDGRDRAALERIAQPNIRFLGRVSDRETSEYLARCRAFIFPGEEDFGIAPLEAQAAGRPVIAYAGGGALETVQSGVTGTFFYPQTADALAEAVASFDETRYNPIEIRRNAENFDVSVFQQRFREFVESRYAARCVSPIARGGYTSGT, from the coding sequence ATGCGCGTAGCGATTGTCTGCTCATGGCTGAATCAATATGGTGGCGCAGAGAGGGTGTTGGAAGCAATAAAGTCTCTATATCCTGATGCTCCAATCTATACCTCTATCTTCTGGCCCGACGCGTTGCCGGAATCCTATCGTTCGTGGGAGATACACGTCTCAGCACTGGATCACTTCCCATTCATCCATCGGTATCACCGCCTTTTCCTGCCACTCTATCCCCTGGCATTCGAAGCCTTCGATCTGAGCGCGTACGATCTCATCCTCAGCGTTACCAGTGCTTTCGCTCATGGTGTGGTCACCACCCCTCAGTCATTGCATATCTGCTATTGCCTGACACCAGCGCGTTTTTTGTGGGATTACGAGAATTACGTGCAGCGAGAGGGCATCGCGAGGGCGTTGAAACTGTTATTACCGTTTGTGTTGCGGGGATTACGTCAGTGGGACCGTCTTGCCGCTGACCGGGTGGATGAGTTTGTTGCCATCTCCGAGGAGGTGGCACGACGAATTGCAAAGTACTATCGCCGGCCCTCACAAGTTATTTACCCACCTGTTGAGACGGCGCGTTTCAAACCTTCTGAAGAGCGGGGAGACTACTTTCTGATCATTTCCCGGCTGGTGCCCTACAAGAGGATTGATCTAGCCGTGGAGGCATTCAATCGTCTTGGCTTGCCCCTGGTGGTCATCGGTGATGGGCGTGATCGTGCCGCATTAGAGCGTATAGCGCAGCCCAACATCCGTTTCCTAGGTAGGGTCAGCGACCGAGAAACAAGCGAATACTTGGCTCGCTGTCGCGCTTTCATCTTCCCAGGTGAAGAAGATTTCGGAATCGCGCCGTTGGAAGCCCAGGCGGCTGGACGGCCAGTGATCGCCTACGCTGGGGGTGGTGCGCTGGAGACAGTCCAGTCGGGGGTGACTGGCACGTTCTTTTATCCCCAAACCGCCGATGCACTGGCAGAAGCGGTGGCTTCATTTGATGAGACGCGCTACAACCCCATCGAGATCCGTCGCAATGCTGAGAATTTCGATGTGAGTGTTTTCCAACAGCGTTTTCGAGAATTCGTGGAATCGCGCTATGCCGCTCGCTGTGTGTCGCCTATAGCGCGAGGAGGATATACAAGTGGAACTTAG
- a CDS encoding MFS transporter — protein MIVHNKGKDEPRERGFEVLLHNRSFALLWISQIFSQTAQNATYFVQMVLIEEITASSTQMSLMIVAFSLPPLLFSTISGVLIDRFSKKTILLACAFSRVILIASFIPIRHALVGGPLMLALYGLTFVASTIGQLSDPAESATASLLVERRYLLMANSLFHMLFTTTQLFGMLLFAPFLVKLGGVDFAFAVIALSYLITATLIAFIQVREIRREQYLDQRTALNRILSDLSEGWTFIRTQPRVRIAIAHLGLVSFLVISVASLAPGFAARVLGRAPSDALYIFLPAGIGMLLSTFLLGRFGHHVAREKLIHGGFAVGGMAILALALVVWGRGMPGRPALGPITGTTIKQITLFSVLLGSAMTVAAISAQTALQESTPPRLRGRVIAVQFLTTSAASLPPMLFIGNMADRVGIPPVILLIATVVLLWAVVNVRYGSTARIETVPKWQPVPGEQPTDPPDES, from the coding sequence ATGATTGTACATAACAAGGGAAAAGACGAACCAAGAGAGCGCGGCTTTGAGGTCCTTCTGCACAATCGCAGTTTCGCTTTGTTGTGGATTTCGCAGATATTCTCTCAAACGGCTCAAAACGCAACGTACTTCGTGCAAATGGTGCTGATCGAGGAAATCACGGCTTCCAGCACTCAGATGAGTCTAATGATCGTGGCGTTTAGTTTGCCACCCCTTCTCTTCAGTACCATTTCGGGTGTGCTAATTGACCGTTTTTCCAAGAAGACTATTCTTCTCGCCTGCGCCTTTTCGCGCGTTATATTGATCGCTTCCTTTATTCCAATTCGCCACGCCCTTGTTGGAGGTCCGCTTATGCTGGCTCTGTATGGCCTGACTTTCGTGGCTTCAACTATTGGCCAGTTGTCGGACCCCGCCGAATCGGCAACTGCCTCCCTATTAGTCGAAAGGCGTTACCTGTTGATGGCGAATTCCCTGTTCCATATGCTTTTTACCACCACCCAGTTGTTTGGGATGCTCCTATTTGCCCCATTTCTGGTGAAACTGGGCGGTGTAGATTTCGCATTTGCGGTTATCGCGCTCAGTTATCTCATTACTGCTACGCTCATCGCTTTTATTCAGGTTCGGGAAATACGGCGTGAGCAATACCTAGATCAACGTACTGCTCTGAATCGCATCCTGAGCGATCTAAGCGAGGGCTGGACGTTCATTAGAACCCAACCCCGGGTGCGGATTGCTATCGCTCACTTGGGCCTGGTTTCCTTCTTGGTGATAAGCGTTGCCTCCTTAGCTCCAGGTTTTGCCGCTCGCGTGTTAGGCAGGGCCCCATCCGATGCCCTCTACATCTTCCTGCCAGCGGGGATAGGAATGCTGTTATCCACTTTTCTTTTGGGTCGTTTTGGTCATCACGTCGCAAGAGAGAAGTTGATCCACGGGGGTTTTGCCGTCGGTGGTATGGCCATACTAGCATTGGCACTAGTAGTATGGGGGCGGGGAATGCCTGGACGTCCAGCGCTAGGTCCTATTACAGGGACGACCATCAAACAAATCACCCTCTTCTCTGTACTTCTGGGAAGCGCAATGACGGTGGCAGCGATCTCTGCGCAGACTGCGCTGCAAGAATCCACTCCGCCGAGACTTCGTGGCCGCGTCATCGCCGTGCAATTCTTGACTACCAGTGCAGCCTCACTCCCGCCTATGCTCTTCATTGGCAACATGGCGGACCGTGTTGGCATTCCTCCCGTAATTCTGCTTATTGCGACGGTTGTGCTGCTCTGGGCAGTTGTCAATGTGCGCTATGGCTCTACAGCGAGGATCGAGACAGTACCCAAATGGCAGCCTGTTCCTGGTGAACAGCCAACTGACCCTCCAGACGAATCTTGA
- a CDS encoding glucose-1-phosphate thymidylyltransferase produces MKGLVLSGGKGTRLYPITYTSAKQLVPVANKPVLFRVIEAIKEAGIIDIGVVVGDTAPEIMQAVGDGSRWGVNITYIPQEAPLGLAHAVKISQEYLGEERFVMFLGDNVIEGGISDLIRQFQDSDYNCQIVLTRVANPRLYGVAELKDGRVVRLVEKPQDPPSDLALVGIYMFDHHIFEAVNAIRPSWRNELEITDAIQYLVDHGYRVHPYIHEGWWIDTGRPGDMLDANRLVLEELEPYIEGYVDRDSRLIGKVTVEKGAEIINSVIRGPAIIGEETRIVNSYIGPFTSIYHHVLIEKSEIEHSIILEHSRIVDIDQRIEDSLIGRNVEIVRSPLKPRAYKMTLGDNSKVGVL; encoded by the coding sequence ATGAAGGGGCTTGTTCTTAGTGGCGGAAAGGGCACGCGACTCTATCCAATCACTTATACGAGCGCGAAACAACTCGTCCCAGTGGCGAATAAGCCCGTTCTCTTTCGGGTTATTGAGGCCATCAAAGAAGCGGGGATTATTGACATTGGGGTAGTGGTGGGCGACACAGCGCCCGAGATTATGCAGGCGGTAGGCGATGGCTCTCGTTGGGGAGTGAACATCACTTATATCCCACAGGAAGCACCGCTTGGTCTGGCCCATGCAGTCAAGATCTCGCAGGAATACCTCGGGGAAGAGCGGTTCGTCATGTTTTTGGGTGATAACGTCATCGAGGGTGGTATTTCTGACCTCATTCGCCAGTTCCAAGATTCCGATTACAACTGCCAGATAGTACTCACGCGCGTGGCGAACCCGCGGCTGTATGGCGTGGCCGAACTTAAAGACGGGCGTGTCGTTCGCTTGGTCGAAAAACCCCAGGACCCACCCAGTGACTTAGCGCTGGTGGGCATCTACATGTTCGATCATCACATCTTCGAGGCAGTCAACGCCATCCGTCCCTCCTGGCGTAACGAACTGGAGATCACCGATGCCATCCAATATCTAGTAGACCATGGCTATCGAGTGCATCCTTATATACACGAAGGCTGGTGGATAGACACAGGCCGCCCAGGTGATATGCTCGACGCCAACCGCTTGGTGCTGGAGGAATTGGAACCTTATATTGAGGGATATGTAGACCGTGATTCACGTCTGATTGGCAAGGTAACGGTCGAGAAAGGCGCGGAGATCATTAACAGCGTCATTCGTGGCCCAGCCATCATCGGGGAAGAAACGCGCATCGTCAACTCCTACATTGGCCCTTTCACTTCTATCTATCATCACGTCTTGATCGAGAAGAGCGAGATCGAACATTCCATCATTCTGGAACACTCGCGGATAGTGGACATTGACCAGCGCATTGAAGATAGTCTGATTGGCAGAAATGTTGAGATCGTGCGCTCGCCGCTCAAACCACGGGCCTACAAGATGACGTTAGGTGACAATAGCAAGGTGGGCGTATTGTGA
- a CDS encoding DUF951 domain-containing protein: MVVEVNVNDIVRLRKPHPCGGYEWRVVRVGADIGLKCLTCGRRVLLTRRNFERRLKTMVSQAATE; encoded by the coding sequence ATGGTAGTTGAAGTCAATGTGAATGATATCGTGCGCCTGCGAAAGCCACATCCATGTGGTGGATATGAGTGGCGCGTAGTGCGTGTAGGCGCGGACATTGGCCTCAAATGTCTAACCTGTGGTCGCCGCGTGCTCCTGACTCGCCGGAACTTCGAGCGGCGGCTGAAGACCATGGTCTCACAAGCAGCGACGGAATGA
- a CDS encoding CpsD/CapB family tyrosine-protein kinase has product MRTQDLRTDLLVTISDPRSPVSEAYRALRTNLQFASLDKELRTLLVTSAGPGEGKSTTLGNLAVTLAQAEKRVILVDCDLRRPVLHKLFGLSNERGLTTMMVDAVAMKNPPLQETGVNGLRLLASGALPPSPSDLLGSRRMDEVIQVLLADADMLLLDAPPVMAVADATVLATKVDGVLLVVSAGQTRRDNVRVAKSRLEKVNANLLGVVLNNVALDTSLGRYYAGRDEI; this is encoded by the coding sequence ATGAGGACCCAGGATTTGCGCACAGATCTGCTGGTTACTATCTCTGATCCCCGTTCTCCTGTGAGCGAGGCTTATCGCGCTCTGCGGACGAACCTCCAGTTCGCTAGTTTGGACAAGGAACTCCGTACTTTGTTGGTTACATCGGCCGGGCCAGGCGAGGGTAAGTCCACTACTTTAGGTAACTTGGCGGTGACCTTGGCTCAGGCAGAGAAGCGAGTGATTCTCGTGGATTGCGACTTGCGCCGCCCGGTATTGCATAAACTATTCGGTTTGAGCAATGAACGCGGTCTCACGACCATGATGGTAGATGCAGTGGCCATGAAAAATCCACCGCTCCAGGAAACCGGTGTGAATGGTCTGCGTCTTCTGGCGAGCGGCGCACTGCCACCGAGTCCGTCTGACCTGCTCGGCTCACGGCGCATGGACGAGGTCATCCAAGTCTTGTTGGCCGATGCGGACATGCTCTTACTCGATGCCCCACCGGTGATGGCCGTCGCCGACGCGACAGTGCTAGCCACCAAAGTCGACGGCGTTCTGCTTGTCGTCAGTGCTGGCCAGACGAGACGTGACAATGTGAGAGTCGCGAAAAGCCGATTAGAGAAGGTCAACGCCAATTTGCTTGGCGTTGTTCTGAATAATGTGGCCCTGGACACCAGCCTGGGACGCTACTATGCGGGACGAGATGAGATCTAG
- the mnmE gene encoding tRNA uridine-5-carboxymethylaminomethyl(34) synthesis GTPase MnmE, whose product MSTYNLEDTIAAISTPLGEGGIGIVRLSGPDAWPIVAPLFRPARGNGDSVPVSHRLSYGYIIDPEKREVVDEVLVTLMRAPRTYTRQDIVEINGHGGIVALRRILELVLRGGARLAEPGEFTLRAFLNGRIDLAQAEAVLDIVRAKTATSLHLAVHQLEGRFSRQVQAIRANLMKALAYLEATVDFPEDEIEPFDIEPVLIAAVEMLEQGVADANQGILYRQGVRTVIVGRPNVGKSSLLNALLRADRAIVTPIPGTTRDTVEETMNLRGVPLWLIDTAGIGDVRGLVEQLGVERSRRALEEADLILLVVDGSEPLRDSDWEIASAVGNRAALLVVNKMDLPQIAVPTEFLPGLRRVHISALTGEGLSVLEDAILDLIFAGRVLPAEGLVVGNTRHKEALSRALAGVRAALNSHRRGLAADFVTIDLRAAINALGEITGQTVTEDLLESIFSDFCVGK is encoded by the coding sequence ATGTCTACGTATAATCTGGAAGACACGATTGCGGCCATATCCACGCCACTAGGCGAAGGCGGTATCGGGATCGTGCGCCTGAGTGGTCCCGATGCCTGGCCAATTGTAGCTCCCCTCTTCCGACCTGCCCGCGGTAACGGTGATTCCGTGCCCGTTTCCCATCGCCTCTCTTACGGTTACATTATAGACCCAGAAAAGCGCGAAGTTGTGGATGAGGTGCTTGTGACCCTGATGCGGGCCCCCCGCACGTATACTCGCCAGGACATCGTAGAAATCAATGGGCATGGCGGCATCGTGGCTTTGCGTCGCATCTTAGAACTCGTATTACGTGGCGGGGCCCGATTGGCGGAACCTGGCGAGTTCACCCTGCGGGCTTTCCTGAATGGGCGCATTGACCTAGCCCAAGCCGAGGCAGTGCTCGATATCGTGCGAGCGAAAACCGCCACTAGTCTACACCTGGCAGTCCATCAACTCGAGGGCCGATTTTCCCGTCAAGTGCAAGCGATCCGGGCCAATCTTATGAAAGCATTGGCTTACCTCGAGGCTACAGTGGATTTCCCAGAGGATGAGATCGAACCTTTTGACATTGAGCCCGTGCTGATCGCGGCGGTGGAGATGCTAGAGCAGGGCGTGGCAGACGCCAACCAAGGCATCCTCTATCGCCAGGGGGTACGCACGGTGATAGTGGGTCGCCCGAACGTGGGCAAGTCCAGCCTGCTCAATGCACTCTTGCGTGCGGACCGCGCCATCGTGACGCCTATTCCAGGCACCACGCGGGATACAGTGGAAGAAACGATGAACCTGCGGGGTGTCCCCCTCTGGCTGATTGATACCGCAGGCATCGGGGATGTCAGGGGATTGGTGGAGCAATTAGGGGTCGAGCGTAGCCGCCGTGCTTTGGAAGAGGCAGATTTGATTCTTTTGGTGGTAGATGGCAGCGAACCGCTGAGAGATAGCGACTGGGAGATTGCCAGCGCGGTGGGGAACCGAGCTGCTCTCTTGGTCGTCAACAAGATGGATCTGCCGCAAATCGCTGTCCCCACCGAGTTTCTGCCAGGGTTGCGGCGAGTGCACATTTCCGCGTTGACTGGCGAGGGCCTTTCTGTGTTGGAGGACGCAATCCTGGATCTGATTTTTGCTGGGCGGGTTCTGCCAGCAGAAGGGCTGGTGGTGGGCAACACCAGACACAAAGAAGCATTGAGCCGGGCACTGGCCGGGGTACGTGCAGCGCTAAATTCACACCGACGCGGATTGGCTGCTGACTTTGTGACCATTGACTTGCGAGCGGCTATCAACGCCCTAGGCGAGATAACTGGCCAGACTGTAACGGAAGACCTACTGGAGAGCATTTTCTCCGATTTTTGCGTGGGCAAATGA
- a CDS encoding B12-binding domain-containing radical SAM protein: MKVTLIYPGIVGKGFNSLGQGMDAGWISHGLAILAPCARQAGCEVNLIDLRALRGWDHFREEITQRRPDVVGVTMMSVDYNPAMRCLEIVREALPKAITVVGGPHPTIAMEELEGNDRIDHIFLGEGEISFPEFLDKIQHGKRVDRVIKPTQPDLDAIPFADHDFFLSEWRKWGYGLDSPETPFVPELPPPFVTIIAGRGCIYNCSYCQPAERMIFGRKVRRRSVPNVLAELQQLHAKYHFNSFMFHDDCLTEDRDWVIEFCDAYRAAGFTQPFFCQSRADIIVQNEDMVKRMAEVGLRGYLIGFESGSDRVLRFIRKGTKRWQNIEAARICRRYGISIWANYMLGLPTETKEEVMETISMLKEIDPDYYSPAFYTPHPGSDLFTYCQEHDLSLIKDHDSYRRNPTEAKIKGVDYEWLNWALIESQRRRPINALKRRIRYLWQRYAQPRKILRKVKQVIAHTIRV; encoded by the coding sequence GTGAAAGTCACGCTCATTTACCCGGGCATCGTTGGCAAGGGCTTCAACAGCCTGGGCCAAGGCATGGATGCTGGGTGGATAAGCCACGGTCTGGCGATATTGGCTCCCTGCGCTCGTCAAGCGGGGTGCGAGGTGAACCTGATTGATCTCCGGGCTCTCAGAGGCTGGGACCACTTTCGTGAGGAGATTACTCAACGCCGCCCTGATGTTGTCGGGGTGACCATGATGAGCGTGGACTATAACCCAGCGATGAGGTGTCTGGAAATCGTCCGTGAAGCCCTACCCAAAGCCATTACCGTGGTTGGCGGCCCACATCCTACCATAGCGATGGAGGAGTTGGAAGGCAACGATCGCATTGACCACATTTTCCTTGGCGAGGGCGAGATCTCCTTCCCTGAATTCCTGGATAAGATCCAGCATGGTAAGAGAGTGGACCGGGTAATTAAACCCACCCAGCCGGACTTGGACGCTATACCTTTCGCTGACCACGATTTCTTCCTCTCGGAGTGGCGTAAGTGGGGCTACGGCTTGGATTCACCCGAAACACCCTTTGTGCCAGAATTGCCTCCGCCTTTTGTGACCATCATTGCGGGGCGTGGTTGTATCTACAACTGCAGCTACTGCCAACCTGCCGAGCGGATGATATTTGGTCGCAAAGTACGTCGTCGTAGCGTGCCAAACGTGCTGGCGGAGTTACAACAATTGCATGCCAAGTATCACTTCAATAGTTTCATGTTCCATGATGATTGTCTGACCGAAGACCGAGATTGGGTTATCGAGTTCTGTGACGCTTACCGTGCCGCGGGCTTTACCCAACCCTTCTTCTGCCAGAGCCGTGCCGATATCATCGTTCAGAACGAAGATATGGTGAAGCGGATGGCCGAGGTGGGGCTGCGCGGCTATCTTATCGGCTTTGAGAGCGGCAGCGATCGCGTCCTGCGCTTCATTCGCAAAGGCACCAAGCGCTGGCAGAATATCGAGGCGGCGCGCATCTGTCGCAGATACGGGATTTCCATCTGGGCCAACTACATGCTAGGTCTCCCCACGGAGACAAAAGAGGAAGTGATGGAGACCATCAGCATGTTGAAAGAGATTGATCCTGATTACTACAGCCCTGCTTTCTACACGCCTCATCCTGGCAGCGATCTGTTTACTTACTGCCAGGAGCACGATCTGTCTCTGATTAAAGACCACGATAGTTATCGCCGGAATCCCACAGAAGCCAAGATCAAAGGGGTAGATTACGAGTGGTTGAATTGGGCGTTGATAGAATCACAGCGGCGCAGGCCAATCAACGCGCTCAAGCGTCGCATACGTTACCTATGGCAACGTTATGCTCAGCCACGGAAGATCCTGCGGAAAGTGAAGCAGGTAATTGCACACACGATTCGTGTATAA